In Xanthocytophaga agilis, the genomic stretch AATTACCACATTTTCCGTGCCCGTACTTGGAACGGATTACTATGTAAGTACATCCGGTAGCGACAGTAACGATGGGTCTCAATCCAGACCTTGGAGAACCATCGCTAAAGCTGCCCAGACTGTACCTTCCGGTTCACACATGATCTATGTAGCGGCCGGTACCTATGATGAACAACCCATGCCGCTCAAACCTGGTGTTTCTCTACAAGGAGCCGGCATCGACCAGACTATCATCAAAAA encodes the following:
- a CDS encoding DUF1565 domain-containing protein — translated: MPKFTGRAIYKIFAVLNFAIITTFSVPVLGTDYYVSTSGSDSNDGSQSRPWRTIAKAAQTVPSGSHMIYVAAGTYDEQPMPLKPGVSLQGAGIDQTIIK